Proteins encoded by one window of Myxococcus guangdongensis:
- a CDS encoding spermidine synthase translates to MEAPPQKSFARTYIGTLFHLWVFLGSFLLFQVELILAKRLLPSYGSSAAIWTTCLVFYQAVLVLGYFYSSRVTLAVQQGSYRWAHLIFVLLAVVVFPFRLHHFDLPPVAAILLTLTISMGWPFLALSTTSVVAQGWFTRTEHPSRADPFFLYGTSNAGALLALLSFPFLVEPALDLEVQLLVWYVGYGCFVLLAWLCILQVRTGAPTDRTAETSLNTEPRLQAPRSSRVTWMLLSASANALLLAVTNVLTLDASIPLLWILPLSLYLLTLVICFSKRPPTEAGLNRLAVGSLAIAVIAAIFALARAQTSIPSLVLHSTVLWVGCLLMHGNLVWSRPSDPRLLGSFYLHVSLGGLAGTLLLALIVPLTLGSLALPYLDHGLAGLLLLAGLAARDVMRQAQGVPRPRLAPYVSGGAALFIIAILTLSGWMLARGRIEGSRTFYGHYTVKDTGTLRLFQHGSTVHGVENLHPDERGEPLSYYHRGSPVGRVLATERIGRGQVAVVGLGIGSLAAYGRRGESWDFYELDPEVERLARQHFSLLNTSQAQIRVITGDARLRIEEAEDARYDIIVLDAFSSDFVPTHLLTREALDLYLRKLKPEGILLFHVSSRLFNLIPVLTRLSTELGVQGLVSQNETLTADELATGRSPSLWFAMSPDSTVTSILEQELPFQAMESSPDLLGRRAWTDNYVNLLHALAQ, encoded by the coding sequence ATGGAAGCTCCTCCCCAGAAATCCTTCGCCCGTACCTACATCGGCACTCTTTTTCACCTCTGGGTATTCCTTGGCTCCTTTCTCCTCTTCCAGGTCGAGCTCATCCTAGCCAAGCGGCTCCTCCCCTCTTACGGCAGCAGCGCGGCCATCTGGACAACCTGTCTTGTTTTCTATCAAGCCGTTCTGGTGCTCGGGTACTTCTACTCGAGCAGGGTGACTCTGGCGGTTCAGCAGGGAAGCTATCGTTGGGCGCATCTGATCTTCGTGCTGCTCGCGGTGGTCGTCTTTCCTTTCCGACTGCATCATTTCGACCTGCCACCTGTCGCAGCCATTCTCCTGACGCTGACGATATCCATGGGATGGCCGTTCCTCGCTTTGTCAACGACAAGCGTCGTCGCACAGGGGTGGTTTACAAGAACAGAGCACCCGTCAAGAGCTGATCCGTTCTTTCTTTACGGAACATCCAACGCAGGGGCACTTCTGGCCCTTCTATCCTTTCCATTCCTGGTGGAACCAGCACTCGACCTCGAAGTGCAACTCCTGGTCTGGTATGTCGGGTATGGGTGCTTTGTTCTCCTGGCGTGGCTTTGTATCCTGCAGGTTCGAACTGGAGCCCCCACCGACAGAACAGCGGAGACCTCCCTCAACACAGAGCCCCGCCTTCAGGCTCCGCGCTCATCACGAGTCACCTGGATGCTGCTTTCAGCGAGCGCCAACGCTCTGCTACTTGCAGTCACGAACGTCCTCACCCTGGACGCATCCATCCCGCTGCTGTGGATTCTCCCCCTCTCACTCTACCTGCTCACTCTCGTCATTTGCTTTTCCAAGCGACCGCCCACCGAAGCGGGGCTGAACCGGCTGGCTGTAGGAAGTCTTGCCATCGCCGTCATCGCAGCCATCTTCGCACTGGCTCGGGCACAAACATCCATACCGTCGCTGGTCCTCCACAGCACCGTGCTGTGGGTGGGCTGCTTGCTGATGCATGGAAACCTCGTGTGGAGCCGCCCAAGCGACCCTCGCCTTCTGGGCTCCTTCTACCTCCACGTTTCTCTCGGAGGATTGGCCGGGACTCTATTACTTGCACTGATCGTCCCCCTGACCCTCGGCTCCCTGGCGCTTCCTTATCTGGATCACGGGCTGGCCGGACTTCTTCTCCTGGCCGGACTGGCGGCTCGCGATGTGATGCGTCAGGCCCAAGGGGTGCCTCGACCCAGACTCGCGCCCTACGTTTCGGGCGGAGCAGCTCTTTTCATCATCGCAATCCTCACGCTCTCCGGGTGGATGCTTGCTCGCGGGCGAATCGAGGGGTCCCGGACCTTCTATGGTCACTACACCGTCAAGGACACGGGGACACTGAGACTGTTTCAGCACGGCAGCACCGTTCATGGAGTCGAGAACCTCCACCCGGATGAACGCGGAGAACCGCTCTCGTACTATCACCGCGGTTCGCCAGTGGGTCGCGTGCTCGCCACGGAGCGCATTGGGCGAGGCCAGGTTGCCGTTGTGGGGCTTGGCATCGGGAGTCTCGCCGCATACGGCCGGCGCGGTGAATCCTGGGACTTTTATGAACTCGACCCAGAAGTCGAACGACTCGCCCGCCAGCACTTCAGCCTGCTCAATACGAGCCAAGCACAGATCCGCGTGATTACTGGCGATGCGCGTTTGCGCATCGAGGAAGCCGAGGATGCTCGCTACGACATCATCGTCCTTGATGCGTTCTCCAGCGACTTCGTTCCAACACACCTGCTGACCCGTGAAGCGCTGGACCTCTATCTCCGGAAGTTGAAGCCAGAGGGGATTCTGCTCTTTCACGTTTCGAGCCGACTGTTCAACCTCATCCCAGTCCTCACCCGCCTGAGCACTGAACTGGGCGTCCAGGGACTCGTCAGTCAGAACGAGACGCTGACCGCCGACGAACTCGCGACGGGCCGCTCAC
- a CDS encoding TolB family protein produces MVFTAYDETARNDLMYRWEWRSDTAPVRIGRELGFHADPALSPDGKWVYYAHHPQMGGPPGQHQPQANAQLYRVRMDGTEVQAMTDEVGCHLSPTFRPDGELLYVHTLCSVTKKSLHLMKNGVVQPEVLAAEDLNEPAFSPDGKRLVFVARDGPHAVLKEWTSLKRPARVLHRLLLAEDFRARAQYGVDGREIFFQDEQAVMVLAGGRVTRLFAVGEVP; encoded by the coding sequence GTGGTCTTCACCGCGTATGATGAGACGGCGCGGAACGATTTGATGTATCGCTGGGAGTGGCGCTCGGATACGGCGCCGGTACGAATCGGAAGGGAATTGGGCTTTCACGCTGATCCGGCACTCAGTCCGGATGGCAAGTGGGTCTACTACGCGCACCATCCGCAAATGGGAGGGCCACCGGGGCAGCACCAGCCGCAAGCCAATGCCCAGCTATATCGCGTGAGGATGGACGGGACGGAGGTGCAGGCGATGACGGATGAGGTGGGGTGCCATCTCAGTCCGACGTTTCGGCCAGATGGAGAACTCCTCTACGTGCATACGCTGTGCAGCGTGACGAAGAAGAGTTTGCATTTGATGAAGAACGGAGTGGTGCAGCCGGAAGTCCTCGCGGCGGAAGATTTGAATGAGCCGGCGTTCTCCCCTGATGGGAAACGACTGGTCTTCGTGGCGAGGGATGGGCCGCATGCAGTCCTCAAGGAGTGGACGTCGTTGAAGCGTCCCGCCCGGGTGTTGCACCGCCTGCTGTTGGCGGAGGATTTTCGTGCACGCGCGCAATATGGCGTCGATGGGCGAGAGATATTCTTTCAGGATGAGCAGGCGGTGATGGTGCTGGCGGGTGGGCGTGTGACACGACTCTTTGCGGTGGGGGAAGTGCCTTGA